A single region of the Dryobates pubescens isolate bDryPub1 chromosome 11, bDryPub1.pri, whole genome shotgun sequence genome encodes:
- the GPSM2 gene encoding G-protein-signaling modulator 2 isoform X3: protein MEASCLELALEGERLCKAGDCRAGVSFFEAAVQVGTEDLKTLSAIYSQLGNAYFYLHEYAKALEYHHHDLTLARTIGDLLGEAKASGNLGNTLKVLGNFEEAIVCCQRHLDISRELNDKVGEARALYNLGNVYHSKGKNVASAGTHDPGELPDDVKNALQKAANYYEENLTIVTELGDRAAQGRAFGNLGNTHYLLGNFRSAVLAHEQRLLIAKEFGDRSAERRAYSNLGNAHIFLGEFETASEYYKKTLQLARQLKDRAVEAQACYSLGNTYTLLQDYEKAIDYHLKHLVIAQELNDKIGEGRACWSLGNAYTALGNHDQAMHFAERHLEISREVGDRSGELTARLNLSDLQMVLGLSYSTNTSMMSESHMVDNSLNGTRPRAGRRHSMENMELMKLTPEKVQNWNSEILAKQKPLVAKPSAKLHFVNRLKGKKYKMGSTSKVLQDASNSIEHRLPNLQRKNSRETMADEGFFDLLSRFQSNRMDDQRCFFQERTRFSAASVATPSTPPKTMRKSFSTSVVSPHTDEFLDLLASSQSRRLDDQRASFSNLPGLRLNQHNSHSVLGHLMASSSRELDDDFFDILVKCQGSRLDDQRCAPPSSAKGPTVPDEDFFSLIVRSQAKRMDEQRVHLPSAIKGPSSS from the exons ATGGAGGCTTCCTGCCTAGAGCTGGCTTTGGAAGGTGAGCGCCTGTGTAAAGCAGGGGATTGTCGAGCTGGTGTGTCTTTCTTTGAAGCAGCTGTTCAGGTTGGAACTGAAGATTTAAAAACACTCAGTGCTATTTACAGCCAGTTAGGCAATGCCTATTTCTACTTACATGAATATGCAAAGGCCCTGGAATACCATCACCATGATTTAACTCTTGCAAG GACAATTGGAGATCTACTGGGAGAAGCTAAGGCTAGTGGCAATCTGGGCAACACCTTAAAGGTACTTGGGAATTTTGAAGAAGCTATTGTTTGTTGTCAGAGACATCTGGATATTTCCAGAGAACTTAATGATAAG gttggagaagcAAGAGCACTGTATAACCTGGGAAATGTGTATCACTCTAAGGGGAAAAACGTAGCTAGTGCTGGGACTCACGATCCAGGGGAACTTCCAGATGATGTGAAAAATGCTTTGCAAAAAGCTGCAAATTATTACGA GGAAAACCTTACAATAGTGACAGAGCTGGGAGACAGGGCAGCACAAGGACGCGCCTTTGGAAATCTGGGAAACACACACTATCTTCTGGGCAACTTCAGGAGTGCAGTTCTAGCCCATGAACAG CGTCTCCTAATTGCTAAAGAATTTGGTGATAGATCAGCAGAAAGAAGAGCCTACAGCAACCTCGGCAATGCCCACATCTTCCTGGGTGAATTTGAAACTGCCTCAGAATACTACAA GAAGACCTTACAGTTGGCTCGACAGCTTAAAGACAGAGCAGTGGAAGCACAGGCCTGCTACAGCCTTGGGAACACATACACTTTGCTTCAAGACTATGAAAAAGCAATTGATTATCATTTGAAGCACCTTGTGATCGCTCAGGAATTAAATGATAA AATTGGTGAAGGACGAGCGTGCTGGAGTTTGGGTAACGCATACACTGCTCTGGGAAATCATGACCAAGCTATGCACTTTGCAGAAAGGCACTTGGAGATTTCAAGAGAG GTAGGAGATAGAAGCGGGGAACTCACTGCTAGACTTAATCTCTCAGATCTTCAAATGGTTCTCGGGTTAAGCTACAGCACAAACACCTCCATGATGTCAGAAAGCCACATGGTAGATAACAGTTTGAATG GTACCAGACCAAGAGCAGGACGCCGCCACAGTATGGAGAACATGGAACTGATGAAATTAACACCAGAAAAG GTTCAGAACTGGAACAGTGAGATTCTTGCTAAACAGAAACCTCTGGTTGCCAAACCTTCAGCAAAACTGCATTTTGTAAACCGACTGAAAGGCAAAAAGTACAAAATGGGCAGCACTTCCAAAGTCCTGCAGGATGCCAGTAACTCCATTGAGCATCGACTTCCAAACTTGCAGAGG aAAAACAGTCGAGAGACAATGGCAGATGAAGGGTTCTTTGATCTACTGAGCCGATTCCAGAGCAACAGGATGGATGATCAGAGGTGCTTCTTCCAGGAGAGGACCAGATTCTCAGCTGCTTCAGTGGCAACACCCTCAACTCCACCTAAAACGATGAGAAAAT ccttttctACTTCTGTAGTCTCCCCCCACACAGATGAATTTCTAGACCTGCTGGCTAGCTCGCAGAGCCGCCGGCTGGATGACCAGCGTGCTAGCTTCAGTAATCTACCTGGCCTTCGACTGAACCAACACAACAGCCACTCAGTCCTGGGGCACctcatggccagcagcagcagagaactcGACGATGACTTCTTTGATATATTGGTAAAATGCCAG